The window GTGACTGCCAAATGTAAAGCTGAGGGTTGCCCGTGGCGGGTGCATGCTTCCAGACTCTCAACCATGCAGAAGTTCAAGATTAAAACGATAAACAATGTGCATACATGTGGAGGTGGGGTCGGCAAAGATGGGCATCCTCATGCGACGAGGCGCTGGGTTGCAAGCATTATAAAAGACAAGGTACGGGATATGCCACAGTATAAGCCGAGGGACATTGCGAATGACATATATCGAGAGTATGGAGTTAGTCTCAGGTATCATCAAGCACGGCGCGGGAAGGAGATGGCCCAGGAGCAGCTTCAAGGCTCCCGGGCCGAGGCGTATAATCAGCTGCCATGGTTGTGCGAGAGGATAAGGGAGACAAATCCAGGTAGTCTTGTAACTTTGACAACGACGGATGACTCGAGGTTTCACCGCCTTTTCATCTCGTTCCATGCTTCGCGGCATGGGTTTGAGAATGGTTGCCGCCCACTCATTCTTCTTGACGGGACTTCTCTAAGAGATAAATGCCATGGGACGTTATTAGCTGCAGTGTCGGTTGATGGGGATGACGGTATTTTTCCGATCGCATTTGCTGTAGTGGATACTGAGTCTTCTGATAATTGGCATTGGTTTTTGTCAGAATTGAAATTGGCAGTGCCGATGAATCAGACCATAACGTTTGTGTCCGATAGACGTAATGGTTTAGAGGAAACCGTACCAGAGATTTTCAAGGACAGCTATCATGCCTACTCTCTGCATCACCTCACTGAGGACTTCAAGAGGGTGTTGAAGGGCCCATCGCAGATGGTGAAGGATGCACTGGTTGATGAGTTTAAGCGGGCTGCTTATTTGTTTGGTGCCGCCAATTTCAATGCTTGCATTGACAGCATCCGAAATGTTTCGCATGATGTCGCCGCATGGGTCTTGGAAAGCAAGCCGGAACATTGGTCGAATGCATTCTTTAGGGGCTCACGGTACGACCATGTATCATCAAGCGTTGCAGAGTTGTTCTATGGTTGGATATCAGAGGAGCGAGACGTTTCAATAATACAGATGATTGACATGATACGGTGTAAGATGATGGAGATGATTTACACGCGTCGAGAGGCTTCAAGCGCATGGTCTACAGTTCTCACACCTTCAATGGAGCAAAGACTACAGTTAGAGATGTACAACTCGCGCACACTCAGCGTGTTATTCTCATCAGGGAGCGTGTTTGAAGTCCGCGACGATTCCGTCAACATCGTGGACATTGAGACTAGGGATTGCACATGCCAGAGATGGAAGATGTTTGGGTTGCCATGCATTCATGCGGCTGCAGTTTTCGATCGCACAGGTAAGAATATGTATGATTACTGCTCAAGGTACTTCACAGTCGATTGTTACCGGTTAGCATACTCAGAATCAATCCACCCAATACCGGATATTGGAAAGCCTGTAAGTGAAGATTCCAACACCCAGATTATTGTACGTCCACCCCGCATCCATCGGCCACGCCAGCCGCCCCGCtggccaaaaaagaagaagagaaatttaCCGCTTGATCGGAGTAAGAAGCTAAGGCATTGCAGTAGGTGTGGCGCAGCAGGGCACAATATGGCAACATGCAAAGAGCCTGAAATGGAGAACGCATAAGTGTCACTTTGAATTGATTTAGAAGCTATTGAGTTGGTTGTAAATACTAATTCCTTTGGATGATCGTTTTTATAGATGATTTTTGTACTTGTGGCAAGATTTTGAAAGATGGTCAAGAACCGATTGAAGATCAACCGTTGGATCTTTAGACCAGAACAAACTCAACGAGAACGAAATGTAAGCACATTCAGAAGGCCAATGTACCACTTCTATGGTCCTCAGTCCGACCGTTGAAATCATGGACCCCACTGCAGATGGcatagcatcaaaatcaaattgaTGGGATGATTCCAACCTCAGATCAGAGAACATTCATTTGCTGAATTTGGACCGGTGACTTTTGAATCTGAAAATGTAGGGTTCTGCAAACGGACAATGTGGGCTCCATTACGGGTTGTTGcgctctctctcttcctttccttcttcaaTTCGTACATCTTCCCTTTTCAATTCTAGCATCTCCTGCTCAACCCTGTAGTTGGGAACACAACCAGTCTCATCCACTTCAGTAATAGTGATCGACATCATATGCAGAGATGAAGAATTGGGGATGTGGGACTAGTTGGGGGTACTGGTGCCTTTATACACGGGTGTACATATGCTAAGCGATCACTTCACTAGTGCTCAACTTCCCAAGCTTTCCAAGGATTGCCTTAAATTGATATGACTGCATTGAATGGAGACAATCTGTGATCTAGGATCGCTTAACCAGCATATGCATTTATCATCTTATTGAGTTCAAATTATGAGTTCTTTGCAAAATTTATCTGAAGTTTTCCTCAAAGACATTATTTATGtacatatataatttaaaaaatagtTTGTCAGTCATTTTTTCAAAACGTGATAATGCTGCAGTGGATAAGTTTCGAGGTGTGTCATCATGGCCCTAGGAACTTGGTGTTATTTACCATTCATTTAGTAAATAGTAACATTCTCCTTTTCACTTGCACTCATTTTCTCATTCATTCTCTATTTCTCTCGTAcattctctcattcattctctCTTACAATACATTCTCTCATCTCATCTTATGGTTTCATACTCTCATTCATTCCTTCTTACTTTCATGTTcaagtttgttttcttttttttcaactttCAAGACTTTAAGAGATAAGTTACAACTTGCAAGTTAGAAGTTAATTAAACATCAATACTAGCTACAAGTTACAACCTATAAGTGTACAAGCAAGCTTGTAATGTACAAACTACAAGATTCGTGAATTAAGAagacagatctctctctctctctctctctcccctttaatCTCTATTGGTGTGagtgtgtaactctctctttatctttctaCTCTATAGTCCTTATCTTTACAAGTGTACAAGAATCACGTCTTCTTCTTGTAAGTGCTGGTGTCAATGCACGACATAAGCAACACTTTGCACACAAGCCTGAATTAAATGCAAAAGCATATTCCAACATTACTCCAAAAATCTGAAAGGAAATTATATATGGAGTACAATGACAaacaatcaagaaaaaaaaatatgatagTGCTATAATTAGAGAGGAGTTCATGGAACAAGAAACATATGAGAATATAGATGTGCTTGATGTTGATAAATCAAGTCCTCCCTCCTACATTGATGGCACAATTTTAGACCACCGGTTTTGATGAAAAATCATGGGCATCAACTCATGGATAGGTGGTGTAGAGCAAATCTTGAGGATATGATCGACTTTAGGAGTAAGGGCAAAGGTCCCGCACAAATCACTTTGAAAAATCGATAAAAGCAAAAAGATAGAAACATATTTTTTCAATATATCGCTTAGTAGTTATACTAAATTGGCATTACTTTTAACACTCTTAAGTTGAAAAATTTCAAGGTTATTATAGAAGCAATATGTTAATTTGAACATGTTTCAAAACTGAGGttgattttagaaaaaaaaataaataaataatcatagaCGAATATAAAGAATCATGGAAAGCCTATGGTTGTACTTGTAGCCAATGGACAAACCAATAAATTCGGTTAGACTTTGATTAACTTTCTAGTGAATTGTCTAACTAAGATAATGTTTTTGAAGTGGTATATGCATTGACCCATTCTTATATGATCGATTATTTGTTAAAATTAGATAGTATAGTTTAAAAAATATGAGAAGAATATGTTGTTCAAGTTATCATAGACAACGTGGTCTCCCATATAACCATTGATTATCTTCTTATTAAGAAGAGGCGTTGTTTATTTTGAACCCCTCATGCTGCATATTGTATAGATCTTCTACTAGAAGAAATAGATTAGTTGTGTATTAAAGAGATTGGTAGGGTTATAAGAATTATAATCTTCATGTATAAATATGACTAGGCTCTTTTAGTTCATTGCAATGTTGCACATGTGCAAAGTACATCTAataaagtatttttatttttatttttttatattaatttttcTAGTAGCAAAGACCCCATTTGCTTAACACTAATCAAATTAGTATTTTTAAAGATAGTTTTcgtatatattaaatatatttacttttaaaaaataaattttttattttaaaattttatttttataaaaaaatacaaCAATTTCTTTATGTCACAAATTTCATTAGATAATCTTCTTGCATCTTATGAGACTTTCACAACCTcatcaatgaagcatgattaTAAGGATGGAAAGTGCATTGATAATTTCAGTGTAGAttcataagagtttcaacatgagatcaagggtttgagtacccaatGTTGTGAAAATTCACGGGTTTGAATACCCAATGTTGTGAAAATCCACTATAGTGTGATTAGAACTATACACGAAacaagttagcttggttaacttgctaagtttgactcgactcaactcaaaactagGTTCAAGctaagtcaagctgatttttttagcttgaaaattttttgagccgagttcgagctaaacgaagctcgactcgactcatttCGAAACTTGACTCAAACTTGACTTAGTTTGACTCGAAtcgggttcacttaatataaatattttataaatatttatatatttaaataaattatatatataaccctataacctaaacccgaactcaactcaacttgaaagATCGAGCTTGAGCTAGCTTGAGTTGCTGACTGAGCCAAGCCGATTTGACCAATCAGGCTCAAAAGACGGAACTGAggtgagttcaagctgaggtagCTCCGAGCTGAGCCAAGCCGAGCTAAGCCAAGCTCGACTTGTGTACGGGCTCTAGGTGTGAGGTCATGGGTAGCGCGAGTGCAtgcgtattttttttttttttttaaagtgcatTGATAGCTTCATCAATGAAGCATGATCCTAAGGATGGATAAGTGCGTTGATATACGGACAACTTGGGCTACTCGTCCGTAACCCCCATCAAGCATGCATGCTTTGAAAACCATATTGTCCACTTTACCATTTGATGACCAAAAAAATCCACGTTCCTGATTCCATGTTACATGGGCCATCTTAAGAGACATTTGTTGAACGGGTGATTGTATATGAAAAGATGAATATGGAATTGAATAATGGCCGATATTTAAACCCAAGATTAACTGGTCAGGATCATCTATGAAGCATGATTATAAGATAACAGCAGGAGAACATGAAAAGTCCCAATCGTTCTAAGGATGTAAtttgaggaagcggattggctggtgtaccacacaccagctatatctgctgtagatacgtgtcgtgcggaagacgagcgccgacgcgcatcgatctccgagttgtcctaacggttcaaatgagatcaaagttacatgggcccacaattatgtattcattatatctataccgttcatccattttttgagatcattttagagcattagacaaaaaattaatcatatccaaagctcaaatggaccacatcaaaaatagcagcgaggataatgattttcaccgttaaaaaattcgtagggcccaccataatgtttattttccatccaatctgttaataagcttaaaaatatatggatgaagaggaaaaacaaatttcgtatcgatccgaaacttctgtgaccccaaaaggttttcaatggtagatgttcaatccccccactgttttttgcagtgtggtccacttgatatttagatatgtattattttttggctcaagccttaagacgatctcgtcaaatagatggacggtttggatataacacatacctcatgatttgacccacagaacttggtgacgtcaatacaacagctatatagctggtgtgtctGCACCaggcaccagccaatccgcttccgtaattTGAGGGTGGAAATGGGCTACCGTTCCGTACTGTGACAAGGGGCACTTTAACCTTTCAAATCCCCTCTCCAACTTagggaaaataaatttatttgaaGGATCAATTCCGTCCGTCCATCAAGTGCACTACTGTGTtgctttgataaaaaaaaaaatcaggttgattcaatATTGAGACGGGCCACTCCATGATGAACAGTATAAAGTTAtacctaaaatctctaaattcatgtggtatggcccacctgagctttgaaacAGCGTGAATTTTGGCgaggcacatcagatgaatggattggatggcatataagaagCGGGCCCTACAGAAAACTAATGGTGGCATTCCCATCCCAACTGTTTTGTGGCCTACCATGTTGACTGcaatatatccactccgtccatcaggtgtgccctTCAGAATTCGGCTATGTTGCTAAATATCAGCTAAATTCataacccaggtgggccacaacaaagggaTCAATGGCTGTGGACACAAACCATAGGATTtttgtgtgggaccaccatggtgtgtatatttcatcagcccattcatcaggtgtgactcacctggatgaaggaaaaatacaaacaaTCAGCCTGATATaaaaatcaggtgggacacactgcTTGAATTTAGAGGTGTTAGGTCACCATGTCCATGTGTGGATCCTGGCATAGATCCTCCTCCTACATGATGGCCCTGGGATGGACTAACAAGGGCTTACAGATTAAAATATGTGTGTAGTTCTTCGTGGCCCATTGCCTATGGGACGATCGTAGCTGTCGAGCTAGTGATTATTAAAGGGACGGTTGGGTGCAACATGCAAGTTTAGCTGGAGAATTATGCATTGCTAGCAATAGTGAGAAATGGATAAAGGTTGGATATGGCATTCCCTCTAAGGGATGAGTGGGTGCAATCAAGGGTGGATAACACCAACCAATGctatttttatatattaatgaCATGAACATGGATATGACATTGATGATCTTATTTATGATCGCGATGACTAGGAGTTTTATATGATCATGTGATAATATCATAATTAATACATGGGTGTACTTTAAATGTACATGGACATGGGCTAAATAAGATATTCTTCTTATTATCTTTGAAAGTTTGAGATTGGATGCAATTATCATTGGTTAAGAGAGAGTTgtgggtcatcaatcctagtatcTTATTGTCCATGACCACATAACAGGTTGTAAGATAAACTTGTGCCTCTTGGTGTTGTTATTTTTATGTAATCATTTTACGTGAGGGGATTTATGGCGAGTTAAGATGGAAGATCTCTATTATTGGGTTCAATGATGAGTTAGTGTCTATCTCAAATAGAGCCGTACATtaagctgagttgagttgagttgtgccaagctcaacgcAGCCACACTCTTACCTGGGCTTGAGCTTAGCTTGGCTCAGCTTTCGAGCTCAACATGCTGGCTCGCTTCAATTTGATggtttgagttgagtcaagtttaGATCGGGTTAAGATAAGTCGAGTTATCCTTAATAATAactaaaagtttaaaaataagatataaatgatacaatgtaatttaaagaacaataaattaaaaagtataattcattcaacactgccaATAACAACAAAATACAATtaattaacctcattttttttatagCATAAATGACATGCAAGACATATGGTGAAAGGCATGGATGAACAAAAATTTCACATATTACACACATAGAGATACATAGAGTGAGCTGAGTCAAGCTTTGAGTTGAGCGGAGCAAAGCTACCTACTGCTCGACCTCAGCTTATTTTTTAACGAGCTAAGTCAAACATGCTTCGGCCGGTCCTAATTTTCCCTTTCGGGCTGAGGGGGTTCCAAGTTaaaccaagtcgagttgaaaGAGCTAGCTTGGCTCTTGTATAGCTCGTCCCATGGTGTCAACGGGCTGAGTTAGGGCTTGGCGGGGCTCTAAGCCTGGCCTGCATTTTCTTACGTAAGCCTAAGCCCAAGCTAGCCCTGCGACCAAAATAGTCCAGCCCACATTATTTTTACTggtccaagcccaagcccaagcccaggcccaaatgtgtgtgagagagagagaggagaaatgaGAACTTTTTGTATATCCCGTTGTGCTCGACCAGCTGGCCATTCTTTGATGAGGGCAATCTTCTCCACTTAAAATATTACCTACAATCGGGCCCACCAATTTGATGGTCCGGATTTACATCTCCtaggttaaaacataatttacatGATACATTGCCCATCTTTGAAGAGTATACACCCCCTTTTTAATTCTAATCAGTGATCTCACATttaggtgatccacaccattaattaGTTGTATCTCACCCTGAATGGATTCTAGGTCACAATTCTCCTTGATAAAACAACATTAAcgtttacttttttctttttttaaaaaaaaggttacGAATTTTATTAAACCAAAATGAAAAACACAGCAAGGGAAAGAGAAGAAATAAAAACAAAGCCAAAAGCAACAAAAAGGCTATGCTGAGAGAGCGAGAGCCATTAGGCAACAAGAAAAGAGAAATCTTCTTCCCTTTAGGAATCTGCATACGTGGCCCACTCAACCACCATATTCGAGACGTTTAAAGAAATAGGCTCAACCGAGGAGGAAGAATTTCGGAAACATCTTTTAAATCCACCCGTATTTGAGAGATGAAGGGACAATGGATTAATACAATGGATTAATAAATGATCTATCGACTCCGCGTTCTTCACGCAACATATACAAACATTGGGGAGAAACATCCCTCTTTTCTCCATATTATCAGTGGTGAGAATCTTCTTATTGGCAACCAACCAAGCAAACACCACAATTTTAGGGAGCGCTGAGTAGGAGCAAACAAGATCAGGAGGAAGGGCGACTTCAGAAGCTAAGGAGGGAGAATCATCTTGTAAAAGGAGCTGACTGAGAAGGAAGAGGACTTCTCTAATTTCACACATTAACGtttacatccatggcatacaaTATACATGGCTAAGAAGATAAATACCACAACGGTCCACATTCGAATGAAGTCTAATAAATAGTGGGAGGCAATAGACCAACGGTCTTTATAGCTGACTTTAGGATTAAAAAACCGTGTTTGCTGTGCAAAGATATGGGACTGGGAAAAAACCCTTATTTGTATATAAATCGGGTCCGCCCGAATACTGGCACTAGGACGGATCACTCGTGTCTTTCTTTTCCACCGTCATTTTAATGGTCAAAGATCAGATGGATAAAATTTCAAAAAACGTGTGGTTTTTGACATAAAAACTATCCATGATCAGACCCTGCAGTTGGACGGATCCGATTTTCACATAACactgccacgtgtactgtggcGAGATGGATATACTGTATTACATTTCGCGCGGCATACCGTATGTAAGCTATTCCACATTTTGGGAGAACTTTCTTTACAAAACAGTCCCTCAACTAAAAACCTTTGTCTAAAATGTCCTTATATGCAGTGACCTTTTAGTCCTTTTttgagtaaaagaaaagaaaaaaacgaaAACATAACCCCTCCTCCCTCCCTCTGTTTTGCTGAAAAGTCCCCGTGGTTTCTTACACTCTTCCGGAATAAAAGCTCTCTTCGCCGGTACGTTCCCTGCCGTTTtaaatttctatttcattttttgacaGTTTGATccctttttaatttcttttttcagTTAGATCCAATTTTACTTGGGCAAAGAGGGGGATTTTGTTCCATTCTTTTAATCATTTATTAGAACATGGATGAAATTGTTTAGGTGTTATGGCTGAGGGTTTTTTCTGAAAGTTTTAAGGCttttttagggtttagtttggcGTTTCaggaaattttactattttttttttctttctttcttctggtTTAGGGTTATATATTCTGGAAATTTTTGGTTTAAGGCGTTTCTAGAAATTATCTGCAAAGTTACGGGGTTTTTctggaaattttatttatttatctatttctcatttagggttttgggttttctggaaaatttagttttttttttttttacctcttATTTAGAGTTTTGGgttttctggatttttttttttcttctcatttaggATTTTGGGTTTTCTGGAAATATAGGAGTTTCTTTGGAGATTTAGGGCATAGGAATTTACAATTTTCTAGAAATTGTAGGTTTATTCTGATATTCGGTTTAGGCTTAGGGCATTTctgtaaatttattaatttaggtCTTTTCCAGTTTAGAATGAGCATTCGGTATTTGTTCTAATGCCAGTTTACCAAAAaaggattaaaaaagaaaaaaaagaaaaaagtgattttttttaataaaaaatttgttATTAAAATATCTGAAAATCGTGGAATGGGGCTACTTATTC is drawn from Magnolia sinica isolate HGM2019 chromosome 5, MsV1, whole genome shotgun sequence and contains these coding sequences:
- the LOC131246534 gene encoding uncharacterized protein LOC131246534 isoform X2; this translates as MGKTVAICQFGGELVTNNDGSMSYNGGEAHAIQVLPTMKFDEFKSEIAEMCNCNVSTLSIKYFLPSNRRIPIVISNDKDMQRMIDFHEDSATIDVFVLEGGAVAQNAVKAINNRATGAASRTTSRAASRTMRRAVATDSINPIPTTVNNDRTITVTDLITPIATIVATGGVDGTVSGNIGRATSADPITPIATTTTVISNDMRPGLLSLIDESNDKQPGLSSLTDESNDKRPGLLSFTEESNDKQPGLLSFTDESNDKRPGLLSFTDESNDKRPGLLSSADKLIVDVGQEFSNVHDFRDALRRFAIAKGFIFTYVNNDSKRVTAKCKAEGCPWRVHASRLSTMQKFKIKTINNVHTCGGGVGKDGHPHATRRWVASIIKDKVRDMPQYKPRDIANDIYREYGVSLRYHQARRGKEMAQEQLQGSRAEAYNQLPWLCERIRETNPGSLVTLTTTDDSRFHRLFISFHASRHGFENGCRPLILLDGTSLRDKCHGTLLAAVSVDGDDGIFPIAFAVVDTESSDNWHWFLSELKLAVPMNQTITFVSDRRNGLEETVPEIFKDSYHAYSLHHLTEDFKRVLKGPSQMVKDALVDEFKRAAYLFGAANFNACIDSIRNVSHDVAAWVLESKPEHWSNAFFRGSRYDHVSSSVAELFYGWISEERDVSIIQMIDMIRCKMMEMIYTRREASSAWSTVLTPSMEQRLQLEMYNSRTLSVLFSSGSVFEVRDDSVNIVDIETRDCTCQRWKMFGLPCIHAAAVFDRTGKNMYDYCSRYFTVDCYRLAYSESIHPIPDIGKPVSEDSNTQIIVRPPRIHRPRQPPRWPKKKKRNLPLDRSKKLRHCSRCGAAGHNMATCKEPEMENA
- the LOC131246534 gene encoding uncharacterized protein LOC131246534 isoform X1, which codes for MGSSPWSWALPNGLWTPFMGLIVKGCCSETMGKTVAICQFGGELVTNNDGSMSYNGGEAHAIQVLPTMKFDEFKSEIAEMCNCNVSTLSIKYFLPSNRRIPIVISNDKDMQRMIDFHEDSATIDVFVLEGGAVAQNAVKAINNRATGAASRTTSRAASRTMRRAVATDSINPIPTTVNNDRTITVTDLITPIATIVATGGVDGTVSGNIGRATSADPITPIATTTTVISNDMRPGLLSLIDESNDKQPGLSSLTDESNDKRPGLLSFTEESNDKQPGLLSFTDESNDKRPGLLSFTDESNDKRPGLLSSADKLIVDVGQEFSNVHDFRDALRRFAIAKGFIFTYVNNDSKRVTAKCKAEGCPWRVHASRLSTMQKFKIKTINNVHTCGGGVGKDGHPHATRRWVASIIKDKVRDMPQYKPRDIANDIYREYGVSLRYHQARRGKEMAQEQLQGSRAEAYNQLPWLCERIRETNPGSLVTLTTTDDSRFHRLFISFHASRHGFENGCRPLILLDGTSLRDKCHGTLLAAVSVDGDDGIFPIAFAVVDTESSDNWHWFLSELKLAVPMNQTITFVSDRRNGLEETVPEIFKDSYHAYSLHHLTEDFKRVLKGPSQMVKDALVDEFKRAAYLFGAANFNACIDSIRNVSHDVAAWVLESKPEHWSNAFFRGSRYDHVSSSVAELFYGWISEERDVSIIQMIDMIRCKMMEMIYTRREASSAWSTVLTPSMEQRLQLEMYNSRTLSVLFSSGSVFEVRDDSVNIVDIETRDCTCQRWKMFGLPCIHAAAVFDRTGKNMYDYCSRYFTVDCYRLAYSESIHPIPDIGKPVSEDSNTQIIVRPPRIHRPRQPPRWPKKKKRNLPLDRSKKLRHCSRCGAAGHNMATCKEPEMENA